From the genome of Colwellia psychrerythraea 34H, one region includes:
- a CDS encoding efflux RND transporter periplasmic adaptor subunit, giving the protein MKNIMTNITSNKVSKKMKLITLSSLFIGLAIASTTALSYKDAALVNAASVEQSIEIKTDHDHDAESENVLDKSGHEHGSDDSKDDHATEEKSDHGHDHGSETATKATTEAEHEEGISFSPEKMALANIKVTSLKPAIFAKSVYAPGEIKANGYTSYIVSPRTESVVISRHAILGEHVTKGQALVTLFSESMAEAQAQYRVAYSDWQRTKKLGLGTVSESRLLASETDYISAYGRLTAFGLTKAAIKDIVKNNSSNLGEYTLVAQRSGVVLSDDFSQGQRVPAGEKIMVLADEKDLWVEARVSPNKKLSLPIGTIAKVEFAGQIHVAKVIQEAHTIDPSTRTRIVRLSVENTDDSLHSGMFVNVNFQFDTKSPVIAVPETALMRGADGDWTVFVEDHPGEFKAVEVELGQPLGNYRQIIGIAPNTRVVTKGAFFVASEIAKGGFDPHGH; this is encoded by the coding sequence ATGAAAAATATAATGACGAATATTACCAGCAATAAAGTTTCTAAAAAAATGAAACTCATTACTTTAAGCAGTTTATTTATCGGCTTAGCTATCGCTTCAACCACTGCATTATCATACAAGGATGCCGCGCTAGTAAATGCGGCGTCGGTAGAGCAATCAATCGAAATAAAAACTGACCATGATCATGACGCTGAAAGTGAAAACGTACTTGATAAAAGTGGTCATGAACACGGTAGTGATGACAGCAAAGACGATCATGCGACTGAGGAAAAATCTGATCACGGTCATGACCATGGTAGTGAAACAGCAACTAAAGCAACGACTGAAGCAGAGCATGAAGAAGGCATAAGTTTTAGTCCTGAAAAAATGGCACTCGCCAATATCAAAGTGACTAGCTTAAAGCCGGCAATATTCGCTAAAAGTGTCTATGCACCAGGAGAAATAAAAGCGAACGGTTATACCAGCTATATTGTCTCCCCACGTACTGAATCGGTAGTGATCAGTCGTCATGCCATTTTGGGTGAACATGTTACTAAGGGTCAGGCTTTGGTTACATTATTTAGTGAATCAATGGCTGAAGCACAAGCACAATATCGTGTTGCATACAGTGATTGGCAGCGCACTAAAAAGTTGGGTCTTGGCACGGTTAGCGAAAGCCGTCTGTTAGCCAGTGAAACAGATTATATCTCTGCTTATGGTCGATTAACTGCCTTTGGTTTAACCAAAGCAGCCATTAAAGATATTGTAAAAAACAACTCTTCAAACCTCGGCGAATATACCTTAGTGGCTCAGCGTTCTGGTGTGGTCTTAAGTGATGATTTTTCTCAAGGGCAGCGCGTTCCTGCAGGTGAAAAAATCATGGTATTGGCAGATGAAAAAGACTTGTGGGTTGAAGCGCGTGTTTCGCCAAATAAAAAGTTAAGTCTTCCTATTGGCACCATAGCAAAAGTTGAGTTTGCCGGGCAAATACACGTGGCTAAGGTCATTCAAGAAGCCCATACCATTGACCCAAGTACCCGTACCCGAATTGTAAGATTGTCTGTTGAAAATACTGACGACAGTTTGCATTCAGGCATGTTTGTTAATGTTAATTTTCAGTTTGATACCAAAAGTCCGGTAATAGCAGTGCCAGAAACGGCATTAATGCGCGGTGCAGATGGTGATTGGACAGTATTTGTTGAAGACCACCCAGGTGAATTTAAAGCGGTTGAAGTTGAATTAGGCCAGCCATTAGGTAATTACCGTCAAATTATCGGTATCGCGCCTAATACCCGCGTGGTGACAAAAGGTGCATTTTTTGTTGCGTCAGAAATAGCAAAAGGCGGATTTGATCCGCATGGCCATTAG
- a CDS encoding TolC family protein: MKYFSAKSAGVALIIGFSASLSVSCFAFAKSTLSSEWLDQQINKHPDIVSARELMNAEFSKAQGSKLPLYNPELSTGYEREGDGNNYNIGISQTIDLWDKQAVNAAIGDKILTAASKQFTYAIAQKKAQALTALINWQLAMDKSSLAFEQEQQLEILLKIVTKRQKAGDLGQVEAELTFLNLSQLLNKTAQIQAQLTQAQAQVNELLPDWRPDTQVYPEQGLGVTNFQVAEQWLTQHPQVLASQALWQMQKSKAQYAMLETKADPTIGISAGKNDVDNVIGVTFSMPLNIRNDYQANAKAENQQANAAEASFRSVMRKQKYLIQASTASLISNKKYLGRWQQLMKGRGEHSAQLLQKQWQVGDLNTSDYLLALQQRAEGLYAGIELQAQFKISEVQWLLDVGQLSVATKLLN; the protein is encoded by the coding sequence ATGAAATATTTCTCAGCAAAATCTGCTGGAGTCGCATTAATTATAGGCTTCTCAGCAAGTTTATCTGTTAGTTGCTTTGCTTTTGCCAAGTCAACGTTATCAAGTGAATGGCTTGATCAACAAATCAATAAACACCCTGATATTGTCTCAGCACGTGAGCTCATGAATGCTGAATTTTCCAAAGCACAGGGCAGTAAGTTACCACTTTACAACCCCGAACTATCTACAGGTTATGAGCGCGAAGGTGACGGCAATAATTACAATATTGGTATTAGCCAAACAATTGATTTGTGGGATAAGCAGGCTGTTAATGCTGCCATTGGCGATAAAATATTAACGGCGGCCAGTAAACAATTCACTTATGCGATAGCGCAAAAAAAAGCACAAGCCTTAACAGCACTTATTAATTGGCAACTTGCCATGGATAAGTCATCACTTGCGTTTGAACAAGAACAACAATTAGAGATCTTACTTAAAATTGTGACTAAGAGGCAGAAAGCGGGTGATCTTGGTCAAGTTGAAGCTGAGTTAACCTTCTTAAATTTGTCGCAATTACTCAATAAAACGGCCCAAATACAAGCACAATTAACCCAAGCGCAAGCTCAAGTTAATGAGTTATTGCCTGATTGGCGTCCTGATACGCAAGTATATCCAGAGCAGGGCTTGGGCGTTACAAACTTTCAAGTAGCTGAGCAGTGGTTAACGCAGCACCCGCAAGTATTAGCTTCTCAAGCACTATGGCAGATGCAAAAAAGTAAAGCTCAATACGCCATGCTTGAAACCAAAGCCGACCCTACCATTGGAATAAGTGCCGGAAAAAATGATGTCGATAATGTCATCGGAGTCACTTTTTCCATGCCACTCAATATTCGTAATGATTACCAAGCCAATGCCAAAGCTGAAAACCAACAAGCTAACGCTGCCGAGGCAAGTTTTCGTTCAGTAATGCGCAAACAAAAGTATTTAATACAGGCAAGTACCGCCTCTCTAATCTCTAATAAAAAATACCTTGGCCGTTGGCAGCAGTTAATGAAAGGGCGCGGCGAACACAGCGCACAGTTATTGCAAAAACAATGGCAAGTAGGTGATTTAAATACCTCGGATTATTTATTGGCATTGCAACAAAGAGCGGAAGGTTTATACGCGGGTATTGAATTACAAGCCCAGTTCAAAATAAGCGAAGTGCAATGGCTACTCGATGTAGGTCAATTAAGTGTGGCAACCAAGCTATTAAACTAA
- a CDS encoding DUF2946 domain-containing protein, whose translation MKNTWIGLVLVLLIALQSYAAVADSNESHVVDSQHIQTEHSHDSDDVELLDESSDTEHNIKDCHHCGHCQGAHTQWVATNKSTLPTPEFIITNQYFYTDHLDKVFTEEPVRPPIV comes from the coding sequence ATGAAAAACACTTGGATTGGCTTAGTACTAGTATTATTGATTGCATTGCAATCATATGCTGCTGTGGCTGATTCAAATGAAAGTCATGTAGTCGATTCTCAACATATTCAAACAGAACATTCCCATGATAGTGATGATGTCGAACTTCTCGATGAATCATCTGACACCGAGCATAATATTAAAGATTGCCATCATTGTGGTCACTGTCAAGGCGCTCACACTCAGTGGGTTGCCACTAATAAATCGACACTACCCACTCCTGAATTTATCATCACCAATCAATATTTTTATACTGATCATTTAGATAAAGTCTTCACAGAAGAACCTGTACGCCCCCCAATCGTTTAA
- a CDS encoding S8 family serine peptidase: MSNNKKWLKLATNKTVVLTTISVLSLSISSALHAAQPVGVQTTDNLLSAVASSPLPKRFIIKYKQSGDSQSGNQSVMNNAAGVSDMASPTAFARLAAVKTKLNKMGAKVKGEYPDINMISAELTTSDVMSLAVDDNVEYIEEDLQRRFMAQTVPYGIGMVQADQVDDTVASANSGGKKICVIDSGLNLPHEDMGAQGGTITGTSDSGTGNWFDHGGPHGTHVAGTIAALNNGIGVRGVIGTDPNLHIIKVFNEAGWGYSSDLVSAINKCVTAGSDVINMSLGGTGSSVSEKNGIQAAYDAGVLLIAAAGNDGVATSPTDVESYPASYDSVMSVAAIDSAKVLADFSQKNSQVEISGPGVDVYSTYPEGLGSVVEVSVSGSAYSANAMENQGNATGSLYDFATGEAIDSGASGSVCLIQRGNISFHDKVKACQDSGGVGAILYNNAAGSFGGTLGDTNATSIPSVTVSDTDGAAMLANIGLSTTVNIGAGNYGKMSGTSMASPHVAGVAALVWSHHPTCTNVEIRSVLNATAQDLGATGRDVKFGYGLAQTKDAIDYIAANGCDGSGSGGGGTTPDDTVLENGVVKNGLAASTGNELVFTMQVPAGATDINFATSGGTGDSDLYVKFGAEPTDSVYDCRPYKSGNVESCASTQEGGTYYVKLKAYSDFADVTLTGSFTEPSTGGGDTVNPIDSTVNDVTVARRSWTRYTLDLAEGYADLAVTLSGGSGDADLYVTQGKQSTTSTYDCRPYKNGNDESCNFTAPASGTWYIDIYGYSAASGLTLNLQATPE, translated from the coding sequence ATGTCAAATAATAAAAAATGGCTTAAATTAGCAACAAATAAAACGGTAGTACTCACTACAATAAGTGTTCTGTCACTATCAATATCGTCGGCGCTTCATGCAGCACAACCCGTCGGAGTACAAACCACAGATAATTTATTATCTGCAGTCGCTAGCTCACCTTTACCAAAGCGTTTTATTATCAAATATAAGCAATCGGGTGATTCTCAATCAGGTAACCAAAGTGTTATGAATAACGCTGCAGGTGTTAGCGATATGGCAAGCCCTACAGCTTTTGCTCGTCTAGCGGCAGTTAAGACAAAATTAAATAAAATGGGCGCTAAAGTTAAAGGCGAATACCCAGACATCAATATGATCAGCGCTGAACTAACTACATCAGATGTAATGAGCTTAGCGGTCGATGATAATGTTGAATACATAGAAGAAGATTTACAACGTCGTTTTATGGCTCAAACCGTACCTTATGGTATTGGTATGGTTCAAGCTGACCAAGTAGATGATACTGTTGCATCAGCTAACTCTGGTGGTAAAAAAATCTGCGTTATTGACTCAGGTTTAAACTTACCTCATGAAGATATGGGCGCACAAGGCGGCACCATTACCGGTACTAGTGATAGCGGAACAGGCAATTGGTTTGATCACGGTGGGCCGCACGGCACTCACGTAGCAGGAACTATTGCAGCACTGAATAATGGTATTGGTGTTCGAGGTGTTATCGGAACCGATCCTAATTTACATATTATCAAAGTCTTTAATGAAGCAGGTTGGGGTTATTCTTCTGACTTAGTTAGCGCGATTAATAAATGTGTAACTGCTGGCTCAGATGTTATTAACATGAGTTTAGGTGGAACGGGTTCAAGTGTTAGTGAGAAAAATGGCATTCAGGCCGCTTATGATGCAGGTGTATTGCTTATCGCAGCAGCGGGTAATGATGGTGTTGCAACTAGTCCTACCGATGTAGAAAGCTATCCAGCATCGTACGACTCAGTAATGTCAGTAGCCGCTATAGATAGCGCTAAAGTATTAGCTGATTTTTCTCAGAAAAACAGCCAAGTTGAAATATCAGGTCCAGGTGTTGATGTTTATTCAACTTACCCAGAAGGATTAGGATCAGTGGTTGAAGTGTCAGTTTCAGGCTCGGCTTATTCGGCCAATGCCATGGAAAACCAAGGCAATGCTACAGGCTCTTTATATGACTTTGCTACGGGTGAAGCAATTGATTCAGGCGCTAGCGGTAGTGTTTGTTTAATTCAACGAGGTAATATTTCTTTTCACGATAAAGTTAAAGCCTGTCAAGACAGCGGTGGTGTAGGTGCAATTTTATATAACAATGCAGCTGGCAGCTTCGGTGGCACTTTAGGCGATACAAACGCAACGAGTATTCCTAGTGTTACCGTATCTGATACCGATGGCGCAGCAATGTTAGCGAACATTGGTTTAAGCACTACAGTAAATATTGGCGCTGGTAACTACGGTAAAATGAGTGGTACTTCAATGGCGTCTCCACATGTTGCAGGTGTTGCTGCGCTAGTTTGGAGTCATCATCCAACCTGTACTAACGTTGAAATACGTAGTGTACTTAACGCTACTGCACAAGATCTTGGCGCGACAGGACGTGATGTTAAATTTGGTTACGGTTTAGCCCAAACTAAAGATGCTATTGACTATATTGCTGCTAATGGTTGTGATGGAAGTGGATCAGGTGGTGGCGGTACAACACCAGATGATACTGTCCTTGAAAATGGTGTTGTTAAAAACGGTTTAGCTGCTTCTACAGGTAACGAATTAGTCTTCACTATGCAAGTACCTGCTGGCGCAACTGATATCAACTTTGCTACTTCTGGTGGTACAGGTGATTCAGATTTATATGTGAAGTTTGGTGCAGAGCCAACAGACAGTGTTTACGACTGTCGTCCATACAAATCAGGTAATGTTGAATCATGTGCAAGCACGCAAGAAGGTGGCACATATTATGTGAAACTTAAAGCATATAGTGACTTTGCCGATGTTACTTTAACAGGTAGTTTTACTGAGCCTAGCACTGGTGGCGGTGACACTGTTAATCCAATTGATAGCACAGTGAACGATGTTACTGTTGCTAGAAGATCATGGACGCGTTACACCCTAGACTTAGCAGAAGGTTATGCTGATTTAGCGGTAACACTGTCAGGTGGTTCAGGTGATGCAGATTTATATGTAACGCAAGGTAAGCAATCAACAACGTCTACTTACGATTGTCGTCCTTATAAAAATGGCAATGATGAAAGTTGTAACTTTACCGCACCTGCGAGTGGCACTTGGTACATTGATATCTACGGCTATTCAGCAGCATCGGGTTTAACGCTTAACTTACAAGCGACACCAGAATAA
- a CDS encoding 2OG-Fe(II) oxygenase: MSQFIGVFNNALSDELCDKLMQGHQKSNKVVSGRVGSGVNTDLKDSHDVTMVDKEWQALQLELVNASYPHVKAYLTEHYMALISALNPTVTDPETGMPASVTKENFDRLGTAYLDQLIQYVFCYDNFTVQQYEQGVGGYHYWHSEIFPQLPHNKPLHRVLAFLYYLNDVEEGGETEFHYQGIKVKPKKGSLVIFPAGFTHTHKGHIPLSDEKYVVTSWLMYNKAEQLYGKK, translated from the coding sequence ATGAGCCAATTTATTGGTGTGTTTAACAATGCCCTATCCGATGAACTCTGCGACAAACTCATGCAAGGCCATCAAAAAAGTAATAAAGTCGTTAGTGGTCGAGTTGGTAGCGGTGTGAATACAGACCTAAAAGATAGTCATGATGTCACTATGGTTGATAAAGAGTGGCAAGCACTGCAACTTGAACTTGTAAATGCCAGCTATCCCCATGTAAAAGCTTATTTAACTGAGCATTATATGGCATTAATTTCAGCACTGAATCCAACGGTGACAGATCCAGAAACAGGCATGCCTGCTTCAGTGACTAAAGAGAACTTTGACCGTTTAGGCACCGCTTATCTAGACCAACTGATCCAGTACGTTTTTTGCTACGACAACTTTACTGTTCAACAATATGAGCAAGGGGTTGGTGGTTATCATTACTGGCATTCAGAAATTTTTCCGCAACTGCCGCACAATAAACCACTACACAGAGTCTTAGCCTTTTTGTATTACTTAAATGATGTCGAAGAAGGTGGCGAAACTGAATTTCATTATCAAGGAATAAAAGTTAAACCTAAAAAAGGTTCTTTAGTTATTTTTCCTGCGGGTTTTACTCATACACATAAAGGTCATATTCCACTTTCTGACGAGAAATATGTAGTCACTTCATGGTTAATGTATAACAAAGCTGAACAGCTCTACGGTAAGAAGTAA
- a CDS encoding dienelactone hydrolase family protein, whose product MEKMTTILTKLKLIVFLAICMAVIALILLQLPENQQGKVILLSNTDSEDKYSMSATLMHAKGVGPHPAAVLLHGCYGVSNKHHQWSKTLNEWGYTTLIVDSFSYLGIKDICTADDKIWQQFNQRRPKDALVALNYLQSLSEVNPDNIVLFGWSYGGAITLKVLEQNFATKKQGYSAGIAFYPSCWQYQQYLMSGKQYKANVPVRILMGQDDEWTQPIHCQQLLNNSKADSQQQLWTFTGAYHNFDDQQQRYQLLNNVRRESKQQPWGSVRVGYNKQAHLDAQAAVREFLNNNLSEQNKD is encoded by the coding sequence ATGGAAAAAATGACAACTATCCTGACCAAGTTAAAACTAATCGTGTTTCTCGCTATCTGTATGGCGGTTATAGCGCTGATATTATTGCAGTTGCCTGAAAATCAGCAGGGAAAAGTTATCTTGTTGTCGAACACTGACTCGGAAGATAAATATTCGATGTCAGCTACCTTAATGCACGCTAAAGGAGTTGGACCCCATCCTGCTGCTGTTTTACTACATGGCTGTTATGGAGTTTCAAATAAACACCATCAGTGGAGCAAAACCCTGAATGAATGGGGTTATACAACATTGATTGTAGATAGCTTTAGTTACTTAGGTATCAAAGATATTTGTACAGCCGATGACAAAATATGGCAACAGTTTAACCAACGAAGACCTAAAGATGCTTTGGTAGCACTAAATTATTTACAATCACTTAGTGAAGTAAATCCAGACAACATTGTTTTATTCGGCTGGTCTTATGGCGGTGCCATAACATTAAAAGTATTAGAGCAGAATTTTGCTACAAAAAAGCAAGGTTACAGTGCTGGCATCGCATTTTATCCGAGCTGTTGGCAGTACCAACAGTACCTAATGTCGGGTAAACAATATAAAGCTAATGTACCTGTACGCATTTTGATGGGTCAAGACGATGAATGGACTCAACCAATTCATTGTCAGCAACTATTAAATAACAGTAAAGCTGATTCACAACAGCAATTATGGACGTTTACTGGGGCGTATCATAATTTTGATGATCAACAACAGCGCTACCAGTTATTAAATAATGTTCGGCGAGAATCAAAGCAACAGCCCTGGGGAAGTGTCCGTGTTGGTTATAACAAACAAGCACACCTTGATGCACAAGCAGCTGTACGAGAGTTTTTAAATAACAACTTAAGTGAGCAAAACAAAGATTGA
- a CDS encoding urea transporter: MINVNFNNHFTVQCRSFAQLAFLDRKTSGLLIFLAIAMVAVWSAVAALLGVLINNSLSLVIKDYTVQEWRLGIAGYNGAIVGMYWGDSIFSIMGLCLFLVTLLICLLIEFRLRALLIPKQLPILSLPAMVSILVMVFTISLFSFDTNHLLFTGAAEPVLQTYSREVAIILVVSAMAYQYPLATLQTLGISLTGGLVAQWLTGLNLYALVDLWAINLVLAYFSIKTLFLKHARLASLAATFNALLAWIIWYFWFITGLEQLSAPLLIPFIMSSLITLSLYRQYINHNLLQSELWRTFKLMLINRLRAKQCVAITGSGIRKGTLPDYPSGQWLDPKVPITSYTLAEFKASKRCRYLYWKASYDYYQQALTINKNNIDEQLDYLLNHYLSGLFTETVDSLFNTEQHPVYECYGSIKRLYCLDCAKQQAWPPIPLWSQRDLHCQHCSGLLKPQILAADENIDSECYQALQKNMMECGCLLVIGVPTITPVVSMIIENANANKIPIIFIGTIPFGYFVEEKDVQLTGDIAHWLAEINGFINLLHPLKWGCKWKK, from the coding sequence ATGATAAATGTCAATTTTAACAATCATTTTACCGTTCAATGCAGGTCATTCGCCCAACTTGCCTTTTTAGACCGAAAAACGTCTGGTCTATTAATTTTTTTAGCCATTGCCATGGTTGCTGTATGGTCGGCTGTTGCGGCTCTGCTAGGTGTATTAATTAACAATAGCTTAAGCCTCGTCATTAAAGATTACACTGTGCAAGAATGGAGGCTTGGCATCGCAGGTTATAACGGCGCAATAGTCGGTATGTATTGGGGCGACTCTATATTTAGCATCATGGGATTGTGCTTGTTTCTTGTTACATTGCTAATTTGCCTGTTGATTGAATTTCGATTACGCGCTTTGCTCATTCCAAAGCAACTGCCAATATTGTCTCTTCCCGCTATGGTTAGTATTTTGGTCATGGTATTCACCATTTCATTGTTTTCCTTCGATACAAACCATCTTTTATTTACAGGGGCGGCTGAGCCTGTCTTGCAAACATATAGCAGAGAAGTTGCGATAATTCTCGTGGTGTCTGCTATGGCGTATCAATATCCGCTAGCCACGTTACAAACCCTTGGGATCAGCTTAACAGGTGGCCTCGTAGCTCAATGGTTAACGGGATTAAATTTATATGCTTTGGTCGACTTATGGGCAATTAACTTAGTGCTGGCTTACTTCTCGATAAAAACGCTATTTTTAAAACATGCTAGGTTAGCTAGCTTAGCGGCAACATTTAATGCGCTGTTAGCATGGATTATTTGGTATTTCTGGTTTATCACTGGATTAGAGCAGTTAAGTGCGCCTCTGTTAATCCCCTTTATCATGAGCAGCTTGATAACACTAAGTTTGTACAGACAATATATAAATCATAACTTACTACAAAGCGAGCTTTGGAGAACATTTAAGCTAATGCTAATCAATCGCTTAAGGGCTAAACAATGTGTGGCTATTACGGGCTCAGGAATACGTAAAGGAACACTACCAGATTATCCCTCCGGGCAATGGTTAGATCCCAAAGTCCCAATCACTAGTTATACTTTGGCTGAATTTAAAGCATCGAAACGTTGCCGTTATCTCTACTGGAAAGCATCCTATGACTATTATCAGCAAGCGTTGACAATTAACAAAAATAACATTGATGAACAACTCGATTATTTGTTGAACCATTATTTATCGGGGTTATTTACTGAAACAGTTGATAGCCTTTTTAATACCGAACAGCATCCGGTTTACGAATGTTATGGTTCAATAAAAAGGTTATATTGCCTTGATTGCGCGAAGCAGCAAGCGTGGCCTCCTATACCTCTGTGGTCACAACGCGATCTTCATTGTCAACATTGTTCGGGGTTATTAAAGCCACAAATTCTGGCTGCAGATGAAAATATTGACTCAGAATGTTACCAAGCCTTGCAAAAAAATATGATGGAATGTGGCTGTTTGTTGGTGATTGGTGTACCTACAATAACCCCCGTAGTGTCGATGATTATCGAAAACGCCAACGCTAATAAAATACCCATTATTTTTATCGGTACAATACCCTTTGGTTATTTCGTAGAAGAAAAAGATGTACAGCTCACAGGTGACATCGCGCACTGGCTAGCAGAGATTAATGGGTTCATAAATCTACTCCATCCGTTGAAGTGGGGCTGTAAATGGAAAAAATGA
- a CDS encoding alanine racemase, with the protein MTIALKPYHRPIIEVLPFLALEKHQLHNITVAADEPLTLDTVGLLQKFGSPLYVVSEQRLRQDFKNFKRSFSDEHVKTKVAYSIKTNYLPAVCAILRQEGAQAEVVSGMEYELARTLGIPGKDIIFNGPHKTQSELKLALSEGALVNIDNFNELEHIDRISEELITPARVAIRVNFRYGTNPWTKFGFNNENGESLNALKKIARNKKLQFEGFHCHVGTFVLVHELYANAVEKLIELAKQAREIGLNPTSIDIGGGFPSANTLRPEYDLPGGSQRANNDYLLPYAEHIFGQLRKHSELFGNNPTLILEPGRAIVDASTQLLSTVIAKKEIVGGRNAVIIDAGVNLVPTVCYYNHQIKTVAATKSEERGLLKPVDIFGPLCMQSDRLREQILMPALNVGDHLSIGNVGAYCHTQSNQFIQPRPATILLGEHGPELIRRAETYKDIFALDLLPGRLRDDKCQF; encoded by the coding sequence ATGACAATTGCACTTAAACCCTATCATCGGCCAATTATAGAGGTTTTGCCATTTTTGGCTTTGGAGAAACACCAACTCCATAATATAACGGTAGCAGCAGATGAACCCTTAACTCTGGATACTGTTGGGTTATTGCAAAAGTTTGGCTCTCCACTTTATGTAGTTTCAGAACAAAGATTACGTCAAGATTTTAAAAACTTCAAACGCAGTTTTAGTGATGAACACGTTAAAACCAAAGTGGCATATTCCATAAAAACTAATTACTTACCAGCAGTTTGCGCCATTCTTCGTCAAGAAGGTGCCCAAGCTGAAGTAGTTTCTGGCATGGAATATGAGTTAGCACGCACCTTGGGTATCCCGGGCAAAGATATTATATTTAACGGGCCCCATAAAACTCAGTCAGAACTGAAATTGGCACTTAGCGAGGGGGCGTTAGTAAACATTGATAATTTCAATGAACTAGAACACATAGACAGAATTTCTGAGGAGCTCATTACCCCTGCTAGAGTGGCTATTCGAGTGAATTTTCGTTATGGCACCAACCCATGGACCAAGTTTGGCTTTAACAATGAAAATGGAGAAAGTTTAAATGCGCTGAAAAAAATCGCTCGCAATAAAAAACTACAATTTGAAGGCTTCCACTGTCATGTGGGTACCTTTGTTTTGGTCCATGAACTTTATGCCAATGCCGTCGAAAAGCTCATAGAATTAGCAAAACAAGCACGAGAAATAGGGCTCAACCCGACGAGTATAGATATTGGTGGGGGCTTTCCTTCGGCCAATACGCTTAGACCTGAGTATGACTTACCCGGAGGCAGTCAACGTGCAAATAATGATTACTTGCTACCTTATGCGGAACATATTTTCGGGCAATTACGTAAACATAGTGAGTTGTTTGGAAATAACCCAACATTGATACTAGAGCCTGGACGAGCGATAGTCGATGCCTCGACACAACTCTTAAGCACCGTCATTGCAAAGAAAGAAATAGTTGGAGGTCGAAACGCGGTTATTATTGATGCAGGGGTTAATCTGGTTCCTACCGTTTGTTACTACAATCATCAAATAAAGACAGTTGCCGCAACGAAAAGCGAAGAAAGAGGGTTATTAAAGCCAGTCGATATCTTTGGTCCTTTGTGTATGCAAAGTGATAGATTGCGTGAGCAAATATTGATGCCTGCATTAAATGTCGGCGATCATCTCAGTATCGGTAATGTTGGTGCATATTGCCATACTCAGTCGAATCAGTTTATTCAACCCAGACCCGCGACCATATTATTAGGTGAGCATGGGCCAGAACTTATAAGACGTGCCGAGACTTACAAAGATATATTTGCGCTTGATCTATTACCAGGCCGACTGCGTGATGATAAATGTCAATTTTAA